One Vibrio taketomensis DNA window includes the following coding sequences:
- the fliI gene encoding flagellar protein export ATPase FliI yields the protein MLALAERLSQYKTQGLTCRPVASGKLVRVVGLTLEATGCRAPIGSLCRVETMHGEMEAEVVGFSGDNLFLMPSEQITGVLPGAKVTPLTSETGLPVGMELLGRVIDGVGNPLDGLGPIYTEKRASFNSEPINPLSRKPITEPLDVGLKAINGLLTVGKGQRIGLFAGSGVGKSVTLGMMTRGTTAQVVVVGLIGERGREVKEFIEEILGVDGRQRAVVVAAPADASPLMRLKGCQTALTIAEYFRDQGLDVLLLMDSLTRFAQAQREIALSVGEPPATKGYPPSVFAKLPALVERAGNGSPEQGSITAFFTVLTEGDDLQDPIADASRAILDGHVVLSREMADAGHYPAIDVEKSVSRVMPQITTDEHVLMSKAVRQILSICRKNQDLVSIGAYKPGTDPAIDAAFTIKPKLDMFLQQGMKESVPYDMCVNMLGRLLQGE from the coding sequence GTGTTGGCGCTGGCTGAACGCTTATCGCAATACAAAACTCAAGGTTTGACTTGCCGCCCAGTTGCGTCAGGAAAGCTCGTACGTGTGGTTGGTTTAACTTTAGAGGCAACTGGTTGTCGAGCGCCCATCGGCAGTTTATGCCGTGTAGAAACCATGCATGGCGAGATGGAAGCCGAAGTAGTGGGCTTTTCGGGTGATAATCTATTTTTGATGCCGAGTGAGCAAATCACCGGTGTTCTTCCTGGGGCGAAAGTCACGCCTCTAACCAGCGAAACAGGCTTGCCTGTTGGCATGGAACTGCTCGGTCGCGTAATTGATGGTGTGGGCAATCCACTCGATGGCCTTGGCCCTATCTATACCGAAAAGCGCGCCTCATTTAACTCCGAACCTATTAACCCATTATCTCGTAAGCCAATTACCGAACCGCTTGATGTCGGCTTAAAAGCAATTAATGGCTTATTAACCGTCGGTAAAGGGCAACGTATTGGTCTTTTTGCTGGCTCAGGTGTGGGTAAATCGGTCACGCTTGGCATGATGACTCGTGGTACTACCGCTCAAGTGGTTGTAGTCGGTCTTATCGGTGAACGTGGACGCGAAGTTAAAGAATTTATTGAAGAGATACTCGGTGTCGATGGTCGCCAACGAGCTGTGGTGGTAGCTGCGCCTGCGGACGCCTCGCCACTGATGCGTCTTAAAGGTTGTCAAACCGCTCTGACCATCGCCGAATATTTCCGTGACCAAGGGCTTGATGTACTGCTGTTGATGGATTCATTAACGCGTTTCGCGCAAGCACAACGTGAAATCGCCTTGTCAGTAGGTGAACCGCCAGCGACGAAAGGTTATCCACCATCAGTATTTGCTAAATTGCCGGCGCTGGTTGAACGTGCAGGTAACGGCAGTCCAGAACAAGGCTCGATCACGGCATTTTTTACCGTGCTTACCGAAGGGGATGATCTCCAAGATCCAATCGCCGATGCTTCGCGAGCTATCCTTGATGGTCACGTTGTGCTATCCCGAGAGATGGCTGATGCTGGTCATTATCCGGCGATTGATGTTGAGAAATCAGTCAGCCGTGTGATGCCGCAAATTACCACGGATGAGCATGTTCTGATGTCAAAAGCGGTGCGTCAGATTCTATCGATTTGCCGTAAAAACCAAGATTTGGTCTCTATTGGTGCCTATAAGCCAGGCACAGATCCGGCCATTGATGCTGCATTTACGATCAAGCCAAAGTTAGACATGTTCCTACAGCAAGGTATGAAAGAAAGCGTACCTTACGATATGTGTGTCAACATGCTTGGTCGCTTGTTGCAAGGGGAGTAG
- a CDS encoding sensor histidine kinase — protein sequence MDNHLGSLEEQVERYKQVLDVMPAGVILLDTQGVVREANPEAERLLEVPLVGYKWFEVIQWAFAPRDDDGHEISLRNGRKVRLAISASTTGQLILITDLTETRLLQSRISDLQRLSSLGRMVASLAHQVRTPLSSAMLYAANLSVPNLPHATKERFQTKLLDRLQDLEKQVNDMLLFAKGGDNKVVKPFTVAELVAEFSPMVETALKNNAIDYCLEVEEEQTQLMGNANAIASALSNLVMNAIQIAGKEAQIDVFFRPVKDELRISVQDNGPGVPKELQNKIMEPFFTTRSQGTGLGLAVVQMVCRAHDGRLELMSEEGDGACFTVCVPLERTRSSEQSETTGE from the coding sequence ATGGATAACCATTTAGGCTCATTAGAAGAGCAAGTAGAACGTTACAAGCAAGTTCTTGATGTCATGCCTGCGGGCGTTATTCTACTTGATACCCAAGGGGTAGTTAGAGAAGCTAACCCAGAAGCGGAGCGTCTGTTAGAAGTGCCACTGGTTGGCTATAAATGGTTTGAGGTCATTCAGTGGGCGTTTGCTCCGCGTGACGATGATGGTCACGAAATATCATTGCGCAATGGGCGTAAAGTACGTTTGGCTATCTCTGCTTCAACGACAGGTCAGCTGATTCTGATCACCGACCTAACCGAAACACGTCTACTGCAATCACGAATCAGTGATTTACAACGTTTATCTTCCCTAGGCCGCATGGTGGCATCACTCGCGCATCAAGTTCGTACCCCGTTATCAAGTGCGATGTTATATGCAGCAAATTTAAGCGTGCCTAATTTACCGCATGCAACTAAAGAGCGATTTCAAACAAAGTTGCTTGATCGATTGCAAGACCTTGAAAAACAAGTTAATGATATGCTGTTGTTTGCCAAGGGGGGCGATAACAAGGTCGTTAAACCATTCACGGTAGCTGAACTGGTCGCTGAGTTTTCACCCATGGTTGAGACGGCGCTTAAGAACAATGCTATTGACTATTGCTTAGAAGTGGAAGAAGAGCAGACCCAGTTAATGGGCAATGCTAATGCCATCGCCTCAGCATTGAGCAACCTAGTTATGAATGCCATCCAAATAGCAGGGAAAGAAGCGCAAATCGATGTGTTTTTCCGCCCAGTTAAGGATGAGCTAAGAATATCCGTGCAGGATAATGGCCCTGGTGTGCCAAAAGAGCTACAGAACAAAATTATGGAACCTTTTTTTACCACTCGATCTCAAGGCACTGGTCTCGGGCTTGCGGTTGTGCAGATGGTCTGTCGCGCACATGATGGAAGGTTAGAACTGATGTCTGAAGAAGGAGATGGCGCGTGCTTTACGGTGTGTGTACCACTAGAACGAACGCGATCTTCTGAACAATCTGAAACGACTGGAGAATAA
- the fliF gene encoding flagellar basal-body MS-ring/collar protein FliF — protein sequence MSEHNQSTDLALSGSSSEGALVAQNDLVHEGQNPDLDEKSSSKFDLAVGDLDLMRQIVLVLAISICVALIVMLFFWVKEPEMRPLGAYDTEELISVLDHLDSQQFEYQLEGNTILVPASEYNSLKLNLARAGLNQETQAGDDILLQDMGFGVSQRLELERLKLSRERQLSVAIEEMKQVRKARVLLALPKQSVFVRHNQEASASVFLTLKSGNGLKQEEVDSIVDMVASAVPGMKPSRVTVTDQHGRLLSSGSQDEASMARRKEHELERQQENALREKIDSVLIPILGFGNYTAQVDIELDFSAVEQTRKSFDPNTPATRSEYTLEDYNNGNVVAGVPGALSNQPPADSSIPQDVAQMKDGSVLGQGSVHKEATRNFELDTTISHERRQTGVVNRQTVAVAIKNRPIVNPETGEKTYQPMSEADLNAIRQVLIGAVGFSQQRGDLLNVLSMQFAEPEVESVADVPIWEHPNFNDWVRWLASALVIIIVILVLVRPAMKKLLNPAAENDDQAYGPDGLPIGIDGETSLIGGDLDGGELFEFGSSIDLPNLHKDEDVLKAVRALVANEPELAAQVVKNWMKNA from the coding sequence GTGTCTGAACATAATCAATCCACCGATTTAGCCTTGTCTGGCTCCTCTTCTGAAGGGGCACTGGTTGCACAAAATGATCTTGTGCATGAAGGTCAAAATCCTGATTTAGATGAGAAGAGTAGCTCCAAGTTTGACTTGGCGGTTGGCGATCTCGATCTAATGCGTCAGATCGTGTTGGTGCTGGCGATTTCAATCTGCGTAGCACTGATTGTGATGCTGTTTTTCTGGGTTAAAGAGCCCGAAATGCGACCGCTTGGTGCCTACGATACCGAAGAACTTATCTCCGTCCTCGATCACCTCGATTCTCAGCAATTCGAATATCAACTCGAGGGAAACACCATTCTGGTACCTGCTAGCGAGTACAACAGTTTAAAACTCAATTTGGCGCGCGCAGGTTTAAATCAAGAAACTCAAGCAGGGGATGATATTCTGCTGCAAGACATGGGTTTCGGTGTATCACAACGTCTTGAACTAGAGCGTCTTAAACTCAGTCGTGAACGTCAGTTATCTGTTGCCATCGAAGAGATGAAGCAGGTACGTAAAGCGCGAGTGTTGTTGGCCTTACCAAAACAAAGTGTCTTTGTACGTCATAACCAAGAAGCATCGGCTTCTGTCTTTTTGACGCTGAAATCTGGCAATGGTTTAAAACAAGAAGAAGTGGATTCGATCGTCGATATGGTGGCCAGTGCCGTTCCAGGTATGAAACCATCACGAGTGACGGTTACTGATCAACATGGTCGTTTGTTAAGTTCAGGCTCGCAAGACGAAGCGTCGATGGCGCGCCGCAAAGAACACGAACTTGAACGCCAACAAGAAAACGCATTGCGTGAAAAAATTGATTCCGTTTTGATTCCGATTCTTGGTTTTGGCAACTATACCGCTCAAGTTGATATTGAACTTGATTTCAGTGCAGTCGAACAGACGCGTAAAAGTTTCGACCCAAATACACCGGCTACGCGCAGTGAATACACTCTGGAAGATTACAACAACGGTAATGTTGTCGCAGGTGTTCCGGGGGCGCTAAGTAATCAGCCGCCAGCGGACTCCTCAATCCCTCAAGACGTCGCGCAAATGAAAGATGGTTCGGTGCTAGGTCAAGGTTCGGTGCACAAAGAAGCGACGCGTAACTTTGAGCTCGACACCACCATTAGTCACGAACGTCGCCAAACTGGGGTCGTAAATCGTCAAACAGTGGCGGTTGCAATCAAAAATCGTCCTATCGTCAATCCAGAGACGGGCGAAAAAACATATCAACCTATGTCGGAAGCGGATCTTAACGCTATTCGTCAGGTGCTCATCGGTGCGGTTGGCTTTAGCCAACAACGTGGTGACTTATTGAATGTTCTCAGCATGCAGTTTGCTGAGCCAGAAGTCGAAAGTGTCGCTGATGTGCCGATTTGGGAACATCCAAACTTTAACGATTGGGTTCGTTGGTTAGCGAGCGCACTTGTCATCATCATTGTTATTTTGGTTCTGGTTCGTCCAGCAATGAAAAAACTGCTTAACCCAGCAGCAGAGAATGATGATCAAGCATACGGCCCAGATGGCTTACCAATCGGCATTGATGGTGAAACTAGCCTTATCGGTGGCGATTTAGATGGCGGAGAATTGTTTGAATTTGGTTCAAGCATTGATTTGCCAAATCTACATAAAGACGAAGATGTATTGAAAGCCGTACGAGCCTTGGTTGCCAATGAACCAGAGCTTGCTGCGCAAGTAGTGAAGAACTGGATGAAGAATGCCTAA
- a CDS encoding flagellar protein FliT has product MHLADEFQSLLTELSDLDHDIINALSVDEINTEEIAALVDKREQLLLSVQSLLDETPQFTQTEQWRSAIHLTQRVVTMLEEKTKAIGLSLQKLRHGNRSVQQYKKFL; this is encoded by the coding sequence ATGCATTTGGCCGATGAATTTCAATCACTACTGACTGAATTAAGTGATCTTGATCACGATATTATCAATGCATTGTCGGTAGATGAGATAAATACTGAAGAAATTGCCGCTTTGGTCGATAAAAGGGAACAATTATTGCTGAGTGTTCAGAGCCTGCTAGACGAGACGCCTCAGTTTACGCAGACTGAACAATGGCGTTCGGCAATTCACCTGACTCAGCGTGTCGTGACGATGCTGGAAGAGAAAACCAAAGCAATTGGTCTGTCTCTACAAAAGTTAAGGCATGGTAATCGGTCAGTTCAGCAGTACAAAAAGTTTTTATAA
- the fliG gene encoding flagellar motor switch protein FliG has protein sequence MPNEIVPQAQGGDVVESGVDISTIPGEERAAILLLSLNEEDAAGIIRHLEPKQVQRVGSAMARAADLSQDKVGAVHRAFLEDIQKYTNIGMGSEDFMRNTLVAALGEDKANNLVDQILLGTGSKGLDSLKWMDPRQVASIILNEHPQIQTIVLSYLEPDQSAEILSQFSERDRLDLMMRIANLEEVQPSALAELNEIMEKQFAGQAGAQAAKIGGLKAAAEIMNYMDNNIEGVLMEQIRDQDEDMATQIQDLMFVFENLIEVDDQGIQRLLRDVPQDVLQRALKGADDALRDKIFKNMSKRAAEMMREDLEAMPPIKVSDVEASQKEVLAIARRMADAGDLMLSGGADEFL, from the coding sequence ATGCCTAACGAAATTGTACCTCAAGCGCAAGGCGGTGACGTTGTAGAGTCTGGCGTCGATATTTCAACCATCCCCGGTGAAGAGCGCGCAGCGATTTTGCTGCTGAGCTTAAACGAGGAAGATGCAGCTGGCATTATTCGCCACCTAGAGCCAAAGCAGGTTCAGCGCGTTGGTAGTGCGATGGCTCGCGCTGCTGACCTTAGCCAAGATAAAGTGGGCGCGGTGCATCGAGCATTTCTCGAAGATATTCAGAAATACACCAATATTGGTATGGGCAGTGAAGACTTCATGCGTAATACCTTGGTAGCGGCGCTGGGTGAAGATAAAGCGAACAACTTGGTTGATCAGATTCTACTTGGTACCGGTTCGAAAGGCTTAGACTCACTGAAATGGATGGATCCTCGCCAAGTGGCGAGCATTATTCTCAATGAACACCCTCAGATTCAAACTATCGTTCTTTCATATTTAGAGCCAGACCAGTCTGCAGAAATCTTGTCTCAGTTCTCTGAACGCGACCGTTTAGATTTAATGATGCGTATTGCTAACCTTGAAGAAGTTCAACCATCAGCATTGGCTGAGTTGAATGAAATCATGGAGAAACAGTTTGCTGGTCAAGCCGGTGCGCAAGCAGCCAAAATTGGCGGCCTGAAAGCAGCAGCTGAAATCATGAACTACATGGACAACAACATTGAAGGCGTGTTGATGGAGCAAATCCGAGATCAAGACGAAGATATGGCGACGCAAATTCAAGATCTTATGTTTGTATTTGAAAACCTTATCGAAGTCGACGATCAAGGCATTCAACGCTTGCTGCGTGATGTTCCACAAGATGTCCTACAGCGTGCACTGAAAGGCGCTGATGACGCGCTGAGAGATAAGATCTTCAAGAACATGTCTAAGCGTGCTGCTGAGATGATGCGTGAAGACTTGGAGGCAATGCCACCGATTAAAGTGTCTGATGTTGAAGCTTCGCAAAAAGAAGTCCTGGCGATTGCCCGTCGTATGGCCGATGCAGGCGACCTTATGTTGTCTGGTGGTGCTGACGAATTCTTATAA
- a CDS encoding sigma-54 dependent transcriptional regulator gives MQGLAKLLVIEDNAQAQTNLASILDFVGEQCEVVCAAQIDSLDLSSIWSGCIIGSIDKTEEVLELRQRLSQANHIPLLITNSQFPAAEDLTNYVGDLAYPLNYPQLSEALRHCKDFLGRKGVNVVSSARKNTLFRSLVGQSHGIKEVRHLIEQVSSTEANVLILGESGTGKEVVARNIHYHSARRSGPFVPINCGAIPADLLESELFGHEKGAFTGAITARKGRFELAEGGTLFLDEIGDMPMPMQVKLLRVLQERCFERVGGNNTIRANVRVIAATHRNLDSMIGDGSFREDLFYRLNVFPIEMPALRERQEDIPLLLQELMTRMEAEGAQPICFTPRAINSLMEHDWPGNVRELANLVERMIILYPNSLVDVNHLPTKYRYSDIPEFQPEFHSQISVEEQEREVLQNIFSEDFSLDQMDIFAASEHAPQALPPEGVNLKEMLADLEVTMINQALDAQAGIVARAADMLGMRRTTLVEKMRKYNLQR, from the coding sequence ATGCAAGGCTTAGCAAAATTACTTGTCATTGAAGACAACGCTCAAGCGCAAACAAATCTAGCGTCAATTTTAGATTTTGTTGGAGAGCAGTGTGAAGTCGTCTGTGCTGCACAAATTGACTCGTTAGATCTTTCCAGTATCTGGTCTGGCTGCATTATCGGTTCAATAGACAAAACTGAAGAGGTATTGGAGCTTCGTCAGCGTCTCTCCCAAGCGAACCACATCCCATTATTGATTACTAATTCGCAATTTCCTGCTGCTGAAGATTTAACTAACTACGTTGGTGATTTGGCATACCCGCTAAATTATCCGCAATTGAGTGAAGCGCTGCGCCATTGTAAAGATTTCCTAGGTCGCAAAGGGGTTAATGTTGTTTCCTCTGCGCGCAAGAACACCCTGTTTCGTAGCTTGGTTGGCCAAAGCCATGGCATTAAGGAAGTTCGCCATCTGATTGAGCAAGTTTCGTCTACTGAGGCGAACGTACTTATCCTTGGTGAATCTGGTACCGGCAAAGAAGTCGTAGCGCGTAATATCCATTACCATTCAGCACGTCGTAGTGGCCCATTTGTACCAATCAACTGCGGTGCTATCCCTGCGGATCTTCTAGAAAGTGAATTGTTTGGCCACGAAAAAGGTGCCTTTACTGGTGCGATTACCGCGCGAAAAGGACGCTTTGAGCTAGCAGAGGGCGGCACACTATTTTTAGATGAAATTGGCGATATGCCAATGCCAATGCAAGTTAAGCTGCTGCGTGTATTACAAGAGCGCTGTTTTGAGCGAGTGGGTGGCAACAATACCATTCGTGCTAATGTGCGTGTAATCGCGGCGACACATCGCAATCTCGATTCAATGATTGGTGATGGTTCGTTTAGAGAAGATCTTTTCTACCGCTTAAACGTGTTTCCAATTGAAATGCCAGCATTACGTGAGCGTCAAGAAGACATTCCGCTGTTGCTGCAAGAACTCATGACGCGCATGGAAGCGGAAGGCGCACAGCCAATTTGCTTTACGCCTCGTGCGATCAACTCATTAATGGAACATGATTGGCCAGGTAACGTGCGCGAACTCGCGAATTTGGTTGAGCGTATGATCATTCTCTATCCAAATAGTTTGGTCGACGTAAACCATTTGCCAACCAAATATCGTTATAGTGATATTCCTGAATTTCAACCTGAGTTCCATTCACAGATCTCGGTAGAAGAGCAAGAGCGTGAAGTTCTGCAAAACATTTTTTCTGAAGACTTTAGCCTTGATCAGATGGATATTTTTGCTGCGAGTGAGCATGCTCCTCAAGCTCTGCCTCCAGAAGGTGTGAACTTGAAAGAGATGTTAGCGGATCTCGAAGTCACTATGATCAACCAAGCTCTGGATGCTCAAGCGGGTATCGTAGCGCGAGCAGCGGATATGCTGGGTATGCGTCGTACCACGCTGGTGGAAAAAATGCGTAAATATAACCTTCAACGTTAG
- the fliE gene encoding flagellar hook-basal body complex protein FliE, with protein MRIDGLNSEMQVMMLEATNSKPVATGHTVGADFKDLLSNAINNVNGLAKTSSDLQTRFDRGDENVSLSDVMIARNKSSVAFEATIQVRNKLVESYKELMNMPV; from the coding sequence ATGAGAATAGATGGCTTAAATAGTGAAATGCAGGTGATGATGTTGGAAGCTACCAACAGTAAACCTGTTGCGACAGGACACACTGTCGGTGCTGATTTTAAAGATCTATTGAGCAACGCTATCAATAACGTCAATGGTCTCGCCAAAACCTCTAGCGATCTGCAAACTCGTTTTGATCGTGGTGATGAAAATGTTTCGTTATCTGACGTGATGATCGCCCGAAACAAATCGAGTGTGGCGTTTGAGGCAACAATTCAAGTACGTAACAAGTTGGTTGAATCGTACAAAGAATTGATGAATATGCCGGTCTAA
- the fliS gene encoding flagellar export chaperone FliS, which yields MRGSLQAYKKVSVDSQLSAASPHKIVQMLMAGAIERLIQGKAAMQQGNIPVKGERLGKALDIIISLRSCLSMEDGGDIAQNLDQLYEFMITQITAANHKNDPQPIDDVIEIIREIKSAWDQIPAEFHNLTARMSVFKNYIKTLLIL from the coding sequence ATGCGTGGTTCATTACAGGCTTACAAGAAGGTATCGGTAGATAGCCAACTCAGTGCGGCCTCCCCGCATAAAATTGTGCAGATGCTAATGGCAGGTGCAATTGAGCGTCTAATTCAAGGCAAAGCAGCCATGCAGCAAGGCAATATCCCAGTTAAGGGTGAGCGCTTGGGTAAGGCATTAGACATCATCATTAGTCTGCGAAGCTGTCTCTCGATGGAAGATGGTGGCGATATTGCGCAAAACCTTGATCAACTCTACGAATTTATGATTACGCAAATTACGGCGGCTAACCATAAAAATGATCCACAGCCGATTGACGATGTGATCGAAATTATTCGTGAAATAAAATCAGCGTGGGATCAAATTCCAGCTGAATTCCACAATCTTACTGCAAGGATGTCGGTATTTAAAAATTACATTAAAACATTGTTAATTTTATAA
- the fliH gene encoding flagellar assembly protein FliH: MSGERKRGFLRLDDEQLIEKPQRWGLPDYTPETHSKARETALNYDPSWIPSFNEPEEEAPKELTHEEIELIKQQAYQEGLHQGQEAGFKQGYDKGKEQGLEQGHQEGLEAGKIEGVAAGQEFIQQQVQTFVTLANQFAQPLELMNAQVEKQLVDMVLTLVKEVVHVEVQTNPQVILDTIKQSVEALPISGHAITLKLHPDDVEIIRSSYGQESLEFRNWTLLDEPALNRGDVQIEAGESSVNYRMEERIRNVLKSFCGVNRHQGGE, encoded by the coding sequence ATGTCAGGAGAGAGAAAGCGCGGATTTTTGCGTCTCGATGACGAGCAACTAATTGAAAAGCCTCAGCGATGGGGCTTGCCTGACTACACACCTGAAACCCATTCTAAAGCGCGTGAAACCGCACTCAACTATGACCCTAGCTGGATTCCAAGCTTTAATGAGCCGGAAGAAGAAGCGCCAAAAGAGCTGACCCATGAAGAAATCGAGCTGATTAAGCAACAAGCCTATCAAGAAGGTTTACATCAAGGCCAAGAAGCGGGCTTTAAGCAAGGTTACGATAAGGGTAAAGAGCAGGGGTTGGAGCAAGGTCATCAAGAAGGCCTAGAAGCGGGTAAGATCGAAGGTGTCGCGGCAGGCCAAGAGTTTATTCAGCAACAAGTACAAACCTTCGTGACGCTTGCCAATCAGTTCGCGCAACCCTTAGAACTGATGAACGCTCAAGTTGAGAAACAACTAGTCGACATGGTATTGACACTGGTGAAAGAAGTCGTGCATGTTGAAGTGCAGACCAATCCACAAGTGATTCTTGATACGATTAAACAGTCGGTCGAAGCGCTGCCTATTTCCGGTCATGCGATCACTTTAAAACTGCATCCAGACGATGTTGAAATTATTCGTTCGTCTTATGGTCAGGAGTCCCTTGAATTTCGCAATTGGACGCTTTTGGATGAGCCGGCACTTAATCGTGGCGATGTTCAAATCGAAGCGGGTGAATCAAGTGTGAACTACCGTATGGAAGAGCGTATTCGTAACGTACTCAAAAGTTTTTGCGGCGTAAATCGTCACCAAGGTGGTGAATAG
- a CDS encoding sigma-54-dependent transcriptional regulator: MAQSKVLIVEDDEGLREALVDTLALAGYEWLEADSAEDALVKLKANTVDIVVSDVQMAGMGGLALLRSIKQHWPNLPVLLMTAYANIEDAVSAMKDGAIDYMAKPFAPEVLLNMVSRYAPVKSDDNGDAVVADEKSLKLLALAEKVAKTDANVMVLGPSGSGKEVMSRYIHNASSRKDGPFVAINCAAIPDNMLEATLFGYEKGAFTGAVQACPGKFEQAQGGTILLDEISEMDLGLQAKLLRVLQEREVERLGSRKSIKLDVRVLATSNRDLKQYVQAGNFREDLYYRLNVFPISWPALTERRGDIEPLARHLVERHCQKQGIPVPSFSADAINKLLAYPWPGNVRELDNVIQRALILSENGHISADHILLEGLDWQDASSLQQVVENGSVIVPTIKPVAEVESLISLPNSSGLGNELRDQEYAIILDTLVECGGRRKEMADKLGISPRTLRYKLAKMRDAGIDIPN; the protein is encoded by the coding sequence ATGGCTCAAAGCAAGGTACTTATCGTAGAGGATGATGAAGGTCTACGCGAAGCACTTGTCGATACTCTAGCACTGGCGGGGTACGAATGGCTCGAAGCAGATAGCGCTGAAGATGCATTGGTGAAATTGAAAGCCAACACGGTTGATATTGTCGTTTCTGATGTTCAGATGGCGGGTATGGGCGGTTTGGCACTTTTGCGCAGTATTAAACAGCACTGGCCAAATCTTCCAGTTTTATTAATGACTGCTTATGCCAATATCGAAGATGCGGTATCTGCGATGAAAGATGGTGCCATTGACTACATGGCAAAGCCGTTTGCACCAGAAGTGCTGCTGAATATGGTGAGCCGTTATGCGCCAGTTAAATCGGATGACAACGGTGATGCAGTTGTGGCGGATGAAAAGAGCCTAAAGTTGCTTGCGCTTGCGGAAAAAGTGGCGAAAACAGATGCTAACGTGATGGTACTTGGCCCGAGCGGTTCAGGTAAAGAAGTGATGTCGCGTTATATTCATAATGCATCAAGCCGTAAGGATGGTCCTTTTGTTGCCATCAACTGCGCCGCCATTCCAGACAATATGTTGGAAGCGACACTATTCGGTTATGAAAAAGGTGCGTTTACCGGTGCAGTTCAAGCATGTCCGGGCAAGTTTGAGCAAGCACAAGGCGGTACGATTTTGCTGGATGAGATCAGTGAAATGGATCTTGGGTTGCAGGCCAAGCTATTGCGTGTTTTGCAAGAGCGTGAAGTCGAGCGTTTGGGCAGTCGTAAGAGCATCAAGCTTGATGTGCGTGTTTTGGCAACCAGTAACCGTGATTTGAAGCAGTACGTACAGGCTGGCAATTTCCGCGAGGATTTGTACTACCGTCTGAATGTTTTCCCAATTTCATGGCCTGCATTGACTGAGCGTCGAGGGGATATTGAGCCGTTGGCGAGACACTTAGTAGAGCGTCATTGTCAAAAACAAGGTATACCAGTACCAAGCTTCTCTGCCGATGCGATTAATAAGTTATTGGCGTATCCATGGCCAGGTAACGTACGTGAACTGGATAACGTGATTCAACGCGCACTCATCCTGAGTGAAAACGGACATATTTCGGCCGACCATATCCTTCTGGAAGGACTCGATTGGCAAGATGCCTCAAGCCTTCAGCAAGTGGTTGAAAACGGTAGCGTGATCGTGCCGACAATTAAGCCCGTTGCGGAAGTTGAAAGCTTGATTAGCCTGCCAAATTCGTCAGGTTTGGGCAATGAACTTAGGGATCAAGAGTATGCTATCATCCTTGATACTTTAGTTGAGTGCGGTGGTCGCCGCAAAGAAATGGCAGATAAGCTGGGTATCAGCCCTCGCACTTTGCGCTACAAGCTCGCAAAAATGCGTGATGCAGGGATTGATATTCCAAACTAA
- the fliJ gene encoding flagellar export protein FliJ has protein sequence MDNALEFLLEQAKERENQAVLALNKARTELDGYYQQLQQIEKYRLDYCQQLIDRGKQGLSASQYTHLNRFLTTLDNTLSKQKQAENHFKDQVSNCENHWLECRKQRRSYEWLRDKKQTEKNKLEERREQKQMDEFSTLQYSRMLSNRVN, from the coding sequence ATGGACAACGCCCTCGAATTTTTGTTGGAACAAGCCAAAGAGCGAGAAAATCAAGCCGTTTTGGCGCTGAATAAAGCGCGTACCGAGTTGGATGGCTATTATCAGCAGTTACAACAAATTGAAAAGTATCGCTTAGATTACTGCCAGCAATTGATTGACCGTGGCAAGCAAGGATTAAGCGCCAGTCAATACACGCATTTAAACCGTTTTTTAACCACGTTAGATAATACATTGTCTAAACAAAAGCAGGCTGAAAACCACTTTAAAGATCAGGTGAGTAACTGCGAAAACCACTGGTTGGAGTGTCGTAAGCAGCGACGTTCCTACGAATGGTTACGTGATAAGAAACAAACGGAAAAAAACAAATTGGAAGAGCGACGAGAGCAAAAGCAAATGGACGAATTTTCGACGTTGCAATACTCGCGAATGCTGTCAAACCGAGTAAATTAA